In one window of Limnohabitans sp. MORI2 DNA:
- a CDS encoding chromate transporter, whose amino-acid sequence MLDLSLADWLSLFTHFMSLSLLAVGGAITTAPDIHRYLVDETHWLSDEQFTSSIALAQGAPGPNVMFIALMGWNVGLNAAGGLGAGWSAVALALWGVCVTMIGILIPSCTLTFVATRWAHQNREMLAVKAFKAGMAPLVIALLIATGWLLTGKHENPAQDWPMWAVSAISTLVVWKTKTHLLWLLGAGALLGALGWI is encoded by the coding sequence ATGCTCGATCTGTCTTTGGCCGATTGGCTTTCGCTTTTCACCCACTTCATGTCACTCTCGCTCTTGGCCGTGGGCGGAGCCATCACCACCGCGCCTGATATTCACCGCTACTTGGTGGATGAAACGCATTGGTTAAGCGATGAGCAGTTCACATCCTCCATCGCACTCGCACAAGGTGCACCTGGACCCAACGTGATGTTCATCGCCCTCATGGGCTGGAACGTCGGCCTCAACGCCGCAGGTGGCTTAGGCGCGGGCTGGTCTGCTGTGGCACTGGCTCTGTGGGGCGTGTGCGTCACCATGATCGGCATCTTGATTCCTTCTTGCACCCTCACCTTTGTGGCTACGCGCTGGGCACATCAAAACCGCGAGATGCTAGCTGTCAAAGCCTTCAAAGCCGGCATGGCACCACTCGTCATTGCGCTGCTCATTGCCACCGGCTGGTTGCTCACAGGCAAACACGAAAACCCCGCACAAGACTGGCCGATGTGGGCTGTCTCAGCCATCAGCACTTTGGTTGTTTGGAAAACAAAAACGCACCTGTTGTGGCTCTTAGGTGCTGGCGCATTACTAGGCGCGCTAGGCTGGATCTAA
- a CDS encoding TRAP transporter small permease subunit, with protein sequence MSSNQTTSRSQSFAHMLMAACLGVMAVAVFFNVVLRYGFGSGIAASEELSRLLFVWMVFIGATAAYPAGEHMAFTSFVAGLRHHPKTLQALTMLIRALVIVSCVMLGRGAWQQVEVGLSSNSVVLGYPNWLLPLPVLLSSLAIGLMAFKELMQNKAMDFDHGVDVE encoded by the coding sequence ATGAGTTCGAATCAAACCACCTCACGCAGCCAATCATTTGCACACATGCTGATGGCTGCGTGTTTGGGCGTCATGGCGGTCGCCGTGTTTTTCAATGTGGTGCTGCGCTACGGCTTTGGCAGCGGCATTGCGGCGAGTGAAGAACTCTCGCGTTTGTTGTTTGTGTGGATGGTGTTCATTGGTGCTACCGCTGCGTACCCAGCGGGTGAGCACATGGCTTTCACCAGCTTCGTGGCTGGTTTACGCCATCACCCCAAAACGCTACAGGCCTTGACGATGCTCATTCGTGCTTTGGTGATCGTGAGTTGTGTGATGTTGGGCCGTGGTGCATGGCAGCAGGTGGAAGTTGGCCTCAGCAGCAATTCGGTGGTGTTGGGTTACCCCAATTGGTTGCTGCCATTGCCCGTGTTGTTGTCTTCATTGGCGATTGGCTTGATGGCATTCAAAGAATTGATGCAAAACAAAGCTATGGATTTCGACCACGGCGTGGACGTGGAGTAA
- a CDS encoding chromate transporter has translation MTASHSAAPNTPKSKSDLFWSFTFLALQGFGGVLAVVQRELVDKKQWLTLDEFVEDWAVAQIMPGPNVVNLSLMIGGRCFGLSGALAALAGLLLAPTIVVLLLAAAVAGFADTATAQGMLRGMGAVSAGLIAAVGIKLMGALKNNPMGMMTCIAIGALTFIAIGLLRLPLAWVLLSLGPLASVWAAHCIKQRGTA, from the coding sequence ATGACCGCCTCACACAGCGCCGCACCCAACACCCCAAAAAGCAAATCAGATTTATTCTGGTCGTTCACCTTCCTTGCGCTGCAAGGTTTTGGTGGTGTCTTGGCTGTCGTTCAACGCGAGTTGGTAGACAAAAAACAGTGGCTCACTTTAGATGAGTTTGTTGAAGACTGGGCCGTCGCCCAAATCATGCCAGGCCCCAATGTGGTGAACCTCTCCCTCATGATTGGAGGACGTTGCTTTGGTTTGTCGGGCGCGCTGGCTGCGTTGGCTGGTTTGCTGTTAGCTCCCACCATCGTCGTGCTGTTACTCGCAGCTGCCGTGGCTGGTTTTGCAGACACCGCCACAGCACAAGGCATGTTGCGTGGCATGGGCGCAGTGTCGGCGGGGCTGATTGCAGCCGTGGGCATCAAGCTGATGGGCGCACTCAAGAACAACCCGATGGGCATGATGACCTGCATTGCCATTGGTGCCCTCACCTTCATCGCCATTGGCTTGCTGCGATTGCCTTTGGCTTGGGTGTTACTCAGCCTTGGACCTTTGGCCAGCGTGTGGGCGGCGCATTGCATCAAACAGCGAGGTACTGCCTGA
- a CDS encoding sugar ABC transporter permease gives MQKHRIEALIPKLVVAPGLVLGFAFIYGFMIWNGVLSVTASRMLPNYELVGLAQYAKLWEMDRWWVALKNLAIFGIGYVGGAMALGVLLAVLLDQKVRAEGFIRTVYLYPMALSFVVTGTAWKWLLNPSMGLEKLMHDWGWESFSFGWLVDSEMAIYCVVIAGIWQSAGFAMALFLAGLRGIDDSIIKAAQIDGASLPRIYWRIVLPALRPVFFSTLMVLSHLAIKSFDLIMALTSGGPGYATDVPATFMYAMSFTRGQIGLGAASATMMLATVAALVVPYLYSELRGKSHEH, from the coding sequence ATGCAAAAGCATCGCATAGAAGCGTTGATACCCAAATTGGTGGTCGCCCCGGGCTTGGTGCTTGGTTTTGCGTTCATCTATGGATTCATGATTTGGAACGGCGTGTTGTCCGTCACTGCGTCGCGCATGTTGCCCAATTACGAATTGGTGGGCTTGGCGCAATACGCCAAGCTTTGGGAGATGGACCGCTGGTGGGTGGCCCTGAAAAATCTCGCTATTTTTGGCATTGGTTATGTCGGCGGTGCAATGGCCCTTGGTGTCTTACTCGCTGTGCTGTTGGATCAGAAAGTGCGTGCAGAAGGTTTCATTCGCACGGTGTATCTCTACCCAATGGCCTTGTCATTTGTGGTGACGGGTACGGCTTGGAAATGGTTGCTTAACCCCAGCATGGGCCTAGAAAAACTCATGCACGACTGGGGCTGGGAAAGCTTCAGTTTTGGTTGGCTGGTCGATAGCGAAATGGCGATTTACTGCGTGGTTATTGCTGGCATTTGGCAGTCGGCTGGTTTTGCCATGGCTTTGTTTTTGGCGGGCTTGCGCGGGATTGATGACAGCATCATCAAAGCGGCGCAGATCGATGGGGCATCGCTACCGCGTATTTATTGGCGCATTGTGTTGCCTGCGTTGCGACCCGTATTTTTTTCAACCTTGATGGTGCTTTCTCATCTCGCCATCAAGAGCTTTGACTTGATCATGGCCTTGACCTCGGGTGGCCCAGGTTACGCCACAGACGTACCAGCGACCTTCATGTATGCCATGAGCTTTACGCGTGGGCAAATTGGTTTGGGCGCTGCCAGTGCCACCATGATGTTGGCTACGGTGGCTGCTTTGGTGGTGCCTTATCTGTACAGCGAGTTGCGAGGTAAATCACATGAGCACTAA
- a CDS encoding ABC transporter substrate-binding protein, translated as MKLNQLFLACAAAFSMSAAVAGEVEVLHYWTSGGEAKSAAELKKIMSTKGHAWKDFAVAGGGGDNAMTVLKSRVVAGNPPSAAQIKGPAIQEWAQEGVLANLDSVAQAEKWDSLLPQVVANVMKYKGNYVAAPVNVHRVNWVWANPDVLKKAGVSAMPSNYDEFFVAADKIKKAGFIAVAHGGQNWQDFTTFESVVLGVGGAKFYQDALVKLDPKALNSPTMKKSLETFRKIKGYTDAAAPGRDWNLATAMVMQGKAGFQFMGDWAKGEFVAAGKKPGKDFLCAAAPGTAKSYTFNVDSFAMFKLKDAGAQKAQGDLAASIMSTDFQEVFNLNKGSIPVRLNMSMAKFDDCAKLSSKDFVDTAKTGGLVPSVAHGMAISPATEGAIKDMVSQFWNDDKISVDEGQKRLVAAAATK; from the coding sequence ATGAAATTGAATCAACTGTTTTTAGCCTGTGCGGCAGCTTTCTCGATGTCCGCTGCAGTTGCGGGTGAGGTAGAAGTTCTGCATTACTGGACATCGGGTGGTGAGGCTAAATCTGCTGCAGAGCTGAAAAAAATCATGTCAACCAAAGGTCATGCTTGGAAGGATTTCGCTGTAGCAGGTGGCGGCGGCGACAACGCGATGACTGTGTTGAAGAGCCGCGTCGTTGCGGGCAATCCGCCTTCTGCGGCACAGATCAAAGGCCCAGCGATTCAAGAGTGGGCACAAGAAGGCGTGTTGGCCAACTTGGATAGCGTTGCTCAAGCTGAGAAGTGGGACAGCTTGTTGCCACAAGTCGTGGCCAATGTCATGAAATACAAAGGCAACTATGTTGCAGCACCTGTCAACGTGCATCGTGTCAACTGGGTATGGGCTAACCCCGATGTGCTTAAAAAAGCTGGTGTTTCTGCCATGCCAAGCAACTATGACGAATTCTTCGTTGCGGCCGACAAGATCAAAAAAGCGGGTTTCATCGCCGTCGCACATGGTGGCCAAAACTGGCAAGACTTCACGACATTTGAATCCGTGGTGTTGGGTGTGGGTGGTGCCAAGTTTTATCAAGATGCCTTGGTAAAGCTTGATCCCAAAGCGCTGAATAGCCCGACCATGAAAAAGTCGCTGGAGACATTCCGCAAGATCAAGGGCTACACAGACGCAGCTGCTCCTGGCCGCGATTGGAACTTGGCCACTGCGATGGTCATGCAAGGCAAAGCAGGCTTTCAGTTCATGGGTGACTGGGCCAAAGGGGAGTTTGTCGCTGCAGGCAAAAAACCAGGCAAGGACTTCTTGTGTGCGGCAGCACCAGGTACTGCCAAGTCTTACACCTTCAACGTTGATTCATTTGCGATGTTCAAGCTCAAAGATGCAGGCGCACAAAAAGCACAGGGCGATTTGGCTGCATCCATCATGAGCACGGACTTCCAAGAAGTGTTCAACCTCAACAAGGGATCCATCCCCGTGCGTTTGAACATGTCGATGGCCAAGTTTGACGACTGCGCAAAGCTCTCAAGCAAAGACTTTGTGGATACCGCTAAGACCGGTGGCTTGGTTCCCTCTGTGGCCCACGGCATGGCCATTTCACCAGCCACGGAAGGTGCGATCAAAGATATGGTCAGCCAGTTCTGGAATGATGACAAGATCAGCGTTGACGAAGGCCAAAAGCGTCTCGTGGCTGCTGCCGCCACCAAGTAA
- a CDS encoding TRAP transporter large permease subunit, which yields MTAEAQAFIVFSAGMLLLMGIGLNMAFALVLTGAGMAWVLDFWDTQLLAQNLVAGVDSFPLLAVPFFILAGELMNSGGISRRIIDMAQAWVGHIRGGLGFVAIGAAVLMASMSGSALADTAALATILLPMMKRQGYPMHTSAGLIASGGIIAPIIPPSMPFVIYGVTTNTSISSLFLSGIVPGLIMGIGLIVAWKVQLRDMDLPQGEKLPLIERLHATRKAFWAMLMPLIIIGGMKTGIFTPTEAAVVAAFYALVVALVIHREMKLIEIHEVLVRAAKTTAVVMFLCAGAQVASYMITLADLPTVLTGWLGPLVESPRVLMAVMMVTLVLIGTALDLTPTILIFAPVMLPIAVKAGIDPVYFGLMFVLNGAIGLITPPVGTVLNVVAGVGRLSMHQVIKGVNPFLVTYLIILTAFVLFPQIVTAPVAWMR from the coding sequence ATGACAGCAGAAGCACAAGCATTCATTGTTTTTTCGGCGGGCATGTTGTTGCTCATGGGCATTGGCCTGAACATGGCATTTGCCTTGGTTCTCACGGGTGCAGGCATGGCGTGGGTGCTCGACTTTTGGGACACCCAGTTGCTCGCGCAAAACTTGGTCGCGGGCGTGGACAGTTTTCCGTTGTTGGCTGTGCCTTTTTTCATCTTGGCTGGTGAGTTGATGAACTCAGGTGGCATCAGCCGTCGCATCATCGATATGGCGCAAGCTTGGGTGGGGCACATCCGCGGTGGTTTGGGGTTTGTGGCGATTGGTGCTGCGGTGCTCATGGCCAGCATGAGTGGTTCAGCCTTGGCCGACACCGCTGCATTGGCCACCATTTTGTTGCCGATGATGAAGCGTCAGGGCTATCCCATGCACACCTCGGCGGGTTTGATTGCGTCGGGCGGCATCATCGCTCCCATCATTCCGCCATCCATGCCCTTTGTGATTTATGGCGTGACCACCAACACCTCCATCTCTTCTTTGTTTTTGTCTGGCATCGTGCCCGGACTGATCATGGGCATTGGTTTGATCGTGGCGTGGAAGGTTCAACTGCGTGACATGGATTTGCCTCAAGGTGAAAAGCTGCCATTGATCGAGCGTTTGCACGCCACACGCAAAGCCTTCTGGGCCATGCTCATGCCACTCATCATCATTGGTGGCATGAAGACGGGTATCTTCACGCCCACCGAGGCGGCGGTGGTCGCGGCGTTCTACGCCTTGGTCGTCGCGTTGGTGATTCACCGCGAGATGAAGTTGATCGAGATTCACGAGGTTTTGGTGCGTGCAGCCAAAACCACGGCGGTGGTGATGTTCTTGTGCGCAGGCGCACAAGTGGCGAGTTACATGATCACCTTGGCTGATTTGCCCACGGTGCTCACCGGTTGGTTGGGCCCACTGGTGGAAAGCCCCCGTGTGTTGATGGCGGTGATGATGGTCACACTGGTGCTGATTGGCACGGCGTTGGACCTCACACCCACGATTTTGATTTTTGCGCCCGTGATGTTGCCCATCGCTGTGAAGGCTGGCATTGACCCCGTGTATTTCGGTTTGATGTTTGTGCTCAATGGTGCGATTGGTTTGATCACACCGCCTGTGGGCACGGTGCTCAATGTGGTGGCTGGTGTGGGGCGTTTGTCCATGCACCAAGTCATCAAAGGGGTGAACCCGTTTTTGGTGACTTACCTCATCATCTTGACTGCGTTTGTTTTGTTCCCACAAATCGTGACCGCCCCTGTGGCGTGGATGCGATAA
- a CDS encoding carbohydrate ABC transporter permease — protein MSTKFFSMQMISRALLYGTLLIGAAFFLAPLYVMVVTSLKDADEIRQNSLVSLPGGINFDAWRLAWDSACTGAQCSGLEPFFWNSVWMTIPAVLISTTWGALNGYVLSLWKFRGSETLFAFLLFGVFMPFQVVLLPMSQVLGWLGMSSSIAGLILVHLLAGLPSTTLFFRNYYAAVPKDLLNAARMDGAGFWMIFLRIIVPMSTPIVMVTLIWQFTQIWNDFLFGVAFSGADSKPITVGLNNLANTTSSVKAYNVDMAAALIAGLPTMLVYVVAGRYFVRGLTAGAVKG, from the coding sequence ATGAGCACTAAGTTTTTTTCGATGCAGATGATCTCGCGCGCATTGCTGTACGGCACATTGCTGATCGGTGCTGCATTTTTCTTAGCGCCTTTGTATGTGATGGTTGTGACTTCACTCAAAGATGCAGACGAGATTCGCCAAAACAGCTTGGTCAGTTTGCCAGGTGGGATAAATTTTGATGCGTGGCGCTTGGCCTGGGACTCCGCTTGCACCGGTGCGCAATGCTCTGGTCTAGAACCCTTCTTTTGGAACTCGGTGTGGATGACCATTCCTGCGGTGTTGATTTCCACCACTTGGGGGGCGCTGAATGGCTATGTGCTGAGCCTCTGGAAATTTCGCGGCAGCGAAACGCTGTTTGCATTTTTGCTCTTTGGTGTGTTTATGCCATTTCAAGTGGTGTTGCTGCCCATGAGTCAAGTGCTAGGTTGGCTCGGTATGTCTAGCTCGATCGCAGGGTTGATCTTGGTTCACTTACTGGCAGGTTTGCCAAGCACCACCTTGTTCTTTCGCAACTACTACGCCGCTGTGCCCAAAGATTTACTGAATGCAGCGCGTATGGATGGCGCAGGTTTTTGGATGATCTTTTTACGCATCATCGTGCCCATGTCCACGCCCATCGTGATGGTCACTTTGATTTGGCAGTTCACCCAAATTTGGAACGACTTCTTGTTTGGCGTGGCCTTTAGTGGGGCGGATTCCAAACCCATCACCGTGGGGTTGAACAACTTGGCCAACACCACCAGCAGCGTCAAGGCCTACAACGTGGACATGGCCGCTGCATTGATTGCGGGCCTGCCCACCATGTTGGTGTACGTGGTGGCCGGACGATATTTTGTGCGTGGCCTGACCGCCGGCGCTGTGAAAGGTTAA
- the fabG gene encoding 3-oxoacyl-ACP reductase FabG, whose protein sequence is MNTRNNSHANRLLNKVSLITGAAQGIGLATAFKFAKEGAIVIVCDVKQAAVDEAVKQCLATGAQAVGFVVDVTQRDMVDATVKTVLEKFGRIDVLVNNAGITQDARLQKMTLEQFDRVIDVNLRGVFHCAQAVTDAMVAQGSGVILNASSVVGIYGNFGQTNYAATKFGVIGFTKTWSRELGPKGIRVNAVAPGFIATPILNTIPEKVIHEMQERVPLKRLGQPEDIANVYAFLASDEASYINGTVIEVAGGLTI, encoded by the coding sequence ATGAATACACGCAATAACTCACACGCCAACCGACTTTTAAATAAGGTCAGCCTCATCACAGGCGCAGCACAAGGTATCGGCTTAGCAACAGCCTTCAAATTCGCGAAAGAAGGCGCCATCGTCATCGTGTGTGACGTGAAGCAAGCCGCCGTCGATGAAGCTGTCAAACAATGCCTTGCGACAGGCGCTCAGGCTGTGGGTTTTGTGGTGGATGTGACGCAGCGCGACATGGTGGATGCCACCGTCAAAACCGTGCTCGAAAAATTTGGTCGCATCGATGTATTGGTGAATAACGCAGGCATCACCCAAGATGCACGTTTGCAAAAAATGACGCTGGAGCAGTTTGACCGCGTGATCGATGTCAACTTGCGCGGCGTATTTCATTGCGCACAAGCCGTGACCGACGCCATGGTGGCGCAAGGCAGTGGCGTGATTTTGAATGCCTCATCCGTTGTAGGCATCTACGGCAACTTTGGTCAAACCAACTACGCAGCCACCAAGTTTGGTGTGATTGGTTTCACCAAAACATGGAGCCGCGAACTCGGCCCTAAAGGCATTCGCGTGAATGCGGTAGCACCCGGTTTTATTGCAACACCCATCCTGAATACGATCCCAGAGAAAGTGATTCATGAGATGCAAGAGCGCGTGCCTTTGAAACGCTTGGGTCAACCCGAAGACATTGCCAATGTGTATGCCTTCTTGGCCAGCGATGAAGCTTCTTACATCAACGGCACGGTGATTGAAGTTGCTGGCGGATTGACCATATGA
- a CDS encoding ABC transporter ATP-binding protein, which yields MSSALKISGIRKCFGKGDNAVEVLKRIDIDVAPGEFLILVGPSGCGKSTLLNIIAGLEEPTEGSISIGDRNVVGVPPAQRDIAMVFQSYALYPTMSVAENIGFALEIRKVPKAERQARIAEVAAMLQIEHLLDRRPSQLSGGQRQRVAMGRALARNPQLFLFDEPLSNLDAKLRVEMRAEIKRLHQLSGITSVYVTHDQVEAMTLGSRIAVMKGGVLQQLGTPDDIYNRPANTYVATFIGSPTMNLIEGQSAAGEFTIAGAKLALASPDNASKPTLLGLRPEHIRLSDTAAWRGAVSLVEPTGADTYVVVDTPAGKVTVRATPQTQVRPGDTVGLEIQADHVTWFDQNSGLRL from the coding sequence ATGTCTTCAGCATTGAAAATCAGTGGCATTCGTAAATGCTTTGGCAAGGGTGACAACGCGGTGGAGGTACTCAAACGCATCGACATCGATGTAGCGCCCGGTGAATTTTTGATTTTGGTCGGGCCTTCGGGCTGCGGTAAATCCACCTTGCTCAACATCATTGCGGGCTTGGAAGAACCGACGGAAGGCAGCATCTCGATTGGAGACCGTAATGTGGTGGGTGTCCCACCCGCGCAGCGCGACATTGCGATGGTGTTTCAAAGCTATGCGCTGTACCCCACGATGAGCGTGGCTGAGAACATTGGCTTTGCTTTGGAGATTCGCAAAGTGCCCAAAGCCGAACGTCAAGCGCGCATTGCCGAAGTGGCTGCCATGCTGCAGATTGAGCATTTACTAGACCGCCGTCCCTCGCAGCTCTCAGGCGGTCAACGCCAGCGCGTGGCGATGGGGCGTGCTTTGGCACGTAACCCGCAGCTGTTTTTGTTTGATGAGCCGTTGTCCAACCTCGATGCCAAGTTGCGTGTGGAGATGCGTGCCGAGATCAAACGCTTGCACCAGCTCAGCGGCATCACCAGCGTGTATGTCACACACGATCAAGTCGAGGCCATGACCCTGGGCAGCCGTATCGCCGTGATGAAAGGTGGTGTGTTGCAGCAACTGGGCACGCCCGATGACATCTACAACCGACCTGCCAACACCTATGTGGCGACGTTCATTGGTTCACCCACGATGAACTTGATCGAGGGGCAGTCTGCCGCTGGAGAGTTCACCATTGCAGGTGCAAAGTTGGCTTTGGCTTCACCCGACAATGCGAGCAAACCAACCCTGCTTGGTTTGCGACCCGAGCACATCCGTTTGAGTGATACCGCTGCATGGCGTGGTGCGGTGAGTTTGGTCGAGCCTACAGGTGCTGATACTTATGTGGTGGTTGATACGCCCGCAGGCAAAGTGACTGTGCGTGCCACGCCACAAACACAGGTGCGTCCAGGTGACACAGTGGGCTTAGAGATTCAAGCTGACCATGTGACTTGGTTTGACCAAAATTCTGGCTTGCGTTTGTAA
- a CDS encoding TRAP transporter substrate-binding protein gives MTFLRRTLIAAATVAVASASFSAFAQDIKPRLIRFGYGLNEQSNQGRAAKVFAEQVEKASGGKMKVRAIGAAALGPDTQMQQALIGGAQEMMVGSTATLVGITKEMALWDTPFLFNNVKEADAVLDGPIGQKVMDKLQDKGLVGLAYWENGFRNLTNSKRPVTKLEDLNDVKLRVMQNNVYLDSFKLLGANAVPMPFSELFSALETKTVDGQENPYNTILSSKFYEVQKYLSVTNHVYSPWIVTVSKKWWDGLSKTEQKILLDAARVSRDFERKDTRDEAAKALGDLKAKGMQINELSVAEVNRMRDKLTHVNAGIATNVGMDLWNDTQKELTRLRAKK, from the coding sequence ATGACTTTTCTTCGTCGAACCCTGATTGCTGCAGCCACCGTGGCCGTGGCCAGCGCCTCGTTTTCTGCCTTTGCGCAAGACATCAAGCCACGCTTGATTCGCTTTGGCTACGGCTTGAACGAGCAAAGCAACCAAGGCCGTGCAGCCAAGGTGTTTGCTGAGCAAGTGGAAAAAGCCTCTGGCGGCAAAATGAAAGTGCGTGCCATTGGTGCTGCCGCTTTGGGCCCCGACACGCAAATGCAACAAGCCTTGATTGGCGGTGCACAAGAGATGATGGTGGGCTCCACCGCCACTTTGGTGGGCATCACCAAAGAGATGGCGTTGTGGGACACCCCGTTCTTGTTCAACAACGTCAAAGAAGCCGATGCTGTGTTGGACGGCCCTATCGGCCAAAAGGTGATGGACAAGCTGCAAGACAAAGGTTTAGTAGGTTTGGCGTATTGGGAAAACGGTTTTCGTAACTTGACCAACAGCAAGCGTCCTGTGACCAAGCTGGAAGACTTGAACGACGTCAAGCTGCGCGTGATGCAAAACAACGTGTACCTTGATAGCTTCAAGCTCTTGGGCGCCAACGCCGTGCCCATGCCTTTCTCAGAGTTGTTCAGCGCCCTGGAAACCAAAACGGTGGACGGCCAAGAGAACCCCTACAACACCATTTTGTCGAGCAAGTTCTACGAAGTGCAAAAGTACTTGAGCGTGACCAACCACGTTTACAGCCCTTGGATCGTGACGGTGAGCAAAAAGTGGTGGGATGGCTTGAGCAAGACCGAACAAAAAATCTTGCTCGACGCCGCACGCGTGAGCCGCGACTTTGAACGCAAAGACACCCGTGACGAAGCTGCCAAAGCTTTGGGTGATTTGAAAGCCAAAGGCATGCAAATCAACGAGTTGTCGGTGGCTGAAGTTAACCGCATGCGTGACAAGCTGACGCATGTCAACGCAGGCATTGCCACCAACGTGGGCATGGACTTGTGGAATGACACACAGAAAGAACTGACACGTTTGCGCGCCAAGAAGTAA
- a CDS encoding LacI family DNA-binding transcriptional regulator: MKSKNPRSRATGRVTLADVAALAKVSPITVSRALRGERAVASDLTERVKAAAVKLGYTPDPAARALASRHSDHVAVLIPMLSNNLFVDVLESIQKTLRQAGYQSLIGITHYNTQEEEQLLREQLQHRPAGILVTGLDRSDAARTLIEKSGIPCVHMMELSQTPNVHSVGFSQTEAAIALTEHLLQRGRQRIAFAAAQLDPRTMQRLDGWRKALKTAKLYDKTLSYTNKSASSMALGGEMLEHILANDPSIDAIFFCNDDLAQGALLAAQRLKIKVPQQLAIAGFNDLTGSDLIGPGLTTIRTPRAAIGEAAAQMLLSLMREEDVPMSSVDVGYELMVRGST, translated from the coding sequence ATGAAGTCGAAAAATCCACGTTCACGTGCCACAGGCCGCGTCACACTGGCCGATGTCGCGGCTTTGGCAAAAGTGAGCCCCATCACGGTATCGCGTGCGTTACGTGGTGAACGTGCCGTGGCTAGCGATTTGACCGAGCGAGTCAAAGCCGCTGCTGTGAAGCTGGGCTACACGCCTGACCCAGCCGCACGCGCCCTTGCCTCTCGCCACAGCGACCACGTGGCGGTGTTGATTCCGATGCTGTCGAACAACTTGTTTGTGGACGTGTTGGAGTCGATCCAAAAAACACTGCGCCAAGCGGGGTACCAAAGCTTGATTGGTATTACCCACTACAACACCCAAGAAGAAGAGCAACTCTTGCGAGAGCAGTTACAGCACCGCCCTGCTGGCATCTTGGTCACGGGTTTAGATCGCAGCGATGCGGCACGCACATTGATTGAAAAAAGTGGCATTCCCTGTGTGCACATGATGGAGCTCTCTCAAACACCCAATGTGCACAGTGTGGGTTTTTCACAAACAGAAGCCGCGATTGCCTTGACAGAGCATCTGCTGCAACGTGGCCGCCAACGCATCGCCTTTGCCGCCGCACAGCTCGATCCGCGCACCATGCAGCGCTTAGACGGATGGCGCAAAGCCTTGAAAACAGCCAAGCTGTATGACAAGACGCTGAGCTACACCAACAAGTCAGCGTCCTCCATGGCCTTGGGTGGCGAAATGCTGGAGCACATCCTTGCGAACGACCCCAGCATTGATGCCATCTTTTTCTGCAACGATGACTTGGCGCAAGGCGCACTGCTGGCCGCACAGCGTTTGAAAATCAAAGTGCCGCAGCAGTTGGCCATTGCAGGCTTCAACGACCTCACGGGCAGTGACTTGATCGGCCCTGGTCTGACCACCATCCGCACACCACGCGCTGCTATTGGTGAAGCAGCGGCCCAGATGCTGCTGAGTTTGATGCGCGAAGAGGATGTGCCCATGTCCAGCGTGGACGTGGGCTACGAACTGATGGTGCGTGGAAGTACCTGA
- a CDS encoding gluconokinase, whose translation MNGPVVIMGVAGCGKSSFAAALTQALGWELIEGDEFHPLENVNKMRAGIALTDEDRAGWLNVLADELVQRGPHAVLTCSALKKAYRDRLRQSVPALRFVHLDLTRDQSIARVAQRPGHYFQPTLVDSQFAALEKPVNEAGVLTVDATQSIETIQAKVCAWLQEKELV comes from the coding sequence ATGAATGGTCCTGTTGTCATCATGGGTGTGGCCGGTTGCGGTAAGTCCAGTTTTGCAGCGGCGTTGACGCAAGCATTAGGCTGGGAGTTGATTGAAGGGGATGAGTTCCATCCGCTTGAAAACGTCAACAAAATGCGTGCTGGCATTGCACTGACAGACGAAGACCGCGCGGGTTGGTTGAATGTGTTGGCCGATGAGCTTGTTCAACGAGGCCCACATGCGGTGCTGACCTGTTCCGCACTCAAGAAAGCCTACCGCGATCGCTTGCGCCAAAGTGTGCCAGCCTTGCGTTTTGTGCACTTGGATCTCACGCGTGATCAATCCATCGCCCGTGTCGCGCAACGACCTGGTCACTACTTTCAACCCACGTTGGTGGACAGCCAATTCGCGGCCTTAGAAAAGCCCGTGAACGAAGCAGGCGTGTTGACAGTCGATGCCACGCAAAGCATTGAAACGATCCAAGCGAAGGTATGCGCTTGGTTACAAGAGAAGGAGTTGGTATGA